The Geotalea uraniireducens Rf4 genome window below encodes:
- a CDS encoding C39 family peptidase, whose amino-acid sequence MKWFLIKLSKLLVFSAFLSATSPAQAGTVIVPGVSGGGFMVKVTSLKEARFRSTILQQYDFSCGSAALATLLTYHYEDKVSEQDVFKFMFDTGDQEKIRKNGFSLLDMKNYLEANGYRAAGYQITLDKLAEIGVPAIVLINIKGYKHFVVVKGISAKMVLLSDPAAGARTIPRAEFESMWNGLIFIILNKKNVAKNHFNRDQEWHVKEKAPLGLALNARELANVTLMLPGVLR is encoded by the coding sequence ATGAAATGGTTTCTGATAAAACTTAGTAAACTTCTTGTTTTTTCAGCTTTTCTGTCAGCGACGTCGCCGGCTCAGGCGGGTACCGTAATTGTGCCCGGTGTGTCCGGCGGCGGTTTTATGGTTAAGGTGACGAGCTTGAAGGAAGCGCGCTTCCGTTCCACGATTCTCCAGCAATACGATTTCAGTTGCGGCTCCGCGGCGCTGGCCACCCTGTTGACCTACCACTATGAGGACAAAGTCAGTGAACAGGATGTATTCAAGTTCATGTTCGACACGGGAGACCAGGAGAAGATTCGCAAAAACGGCTTTTCGCTGCTTGATATGAAGAATTACCTTGAGGCCAACGGCTACAGGGCTGCCGGCTACCAAATTACCCTTGACAAGCTGGCGGAGATTGGCGTGCCTGCCATTGTTCTGATCAACATCAAGGGCTATAAGCATTTTGTGGTGGTCAAGGGGATTTCGGCGAAAATGGTGTTGTTGTCAGACCCGGCTGCGGGTGCCAGAACCATTCCGCGTGCCGAGTTCGAGTCTATGTGGAATGGGCTCATATTTATAATATTAAACAAAAAGAACGTAGCAAAAAACCACTTCAACCGCGACCAGGAATGGCACGTCAAAGAAAAGGCTCCTTTGGGATTGGCTTTAAATGCCAGAGAGCTGGCCAATGTGACCTTGATGCTGCCGGGGGTATTACGATGA
- a CDS encoding transporter, which produces MTSHRSKIVACVCLACALLASAPAFGEETSAPGTNKTHSAEETHTLSQNKSDQNKTDPNESSPTQQKSDPKKEPPPPQSVGQPPEKPKEGKPPDIATIFEQPGVLTPKGTLVLEPSFQFVNSSSNRVALSGYTIIPSFTIGLIDVRNVNSNTYVASLAARYGITNRLEFEVRVPYVYRADSTSFEPTKDPSGKTIPPTVFNAEGNNIGDVEFGPRFQLNQPGGNGPFFIASLRAKSITGKNPFEVSTDSTVTSPSGVPLQTELPTGSGFWAIQPGITAIWASDPAVFFGTLSYMWNMDREISGQGKLDPGDTIGFNFGIGVALNEKASFSIGYDHIILGKAKQNGHEIAGSTITQVGSLLLGCSYKLTDKTAINFSLGAGLTPTSPNVQLTVRIPTSFLLGGK; this is translated from the coding sequence ATGACTTCACATCGATCGAAGATTGTCGCCTGCGTCTGCCTGGCATGTGCGTTGTTGGCAAGCGCGCCGGCCTTCGGTGAAGAAACTTCTGCTCCCGGCACGAACAAAACTCACAGTGCCGAAGAAACTCATACTCTGAGCCAGAACAAGTCTGACCAGAACAAGACCGATCCGAATGAAAGCTCGCCGACACAACAGAAATCCGATCCAAAGAAAGAACCGCCCCCTCCCCAATCGGTCGGCCAGCCGCCGGAGAAACCCAAGGAAGGCAAGCCACCTGACATCGCCACGATCTTCGAACAGCCGGGAGTATTGACGCCAAAGGGAACGCTTGTACTGGAACCGTCTTTCCAGTTTGTGAACTCGTCATCCAACCGGGTGGCCTTGAGCGGCTACACCATCATTCCTTCGTTTACCATCGGACTCATCGATGTCAGGAATGTCAACAGCAACACCTATGTAGCCTCTCTCGCAGCACGCTACGGCATCACCAACCGTCTGGAATTCGAGGTCAGGGTCCCGTACGTATACCGTGCAGATTCCACATCGTTTGAACCGACAAAAGATCCGAGTGGCAAAACGATCCCACCAACCGTTTTCAACGCCGAGGGGAACAACATCGGCGATGTGGAATTCGGCCCTCGATTCCAGCTTAATCAACCAGGCGGCAATGGGCCTTTTTTCATTGCCAGCCTGCGCGCCAAGTCCATTACCGGCAAAAACCCGTTTGAAGTCTCTACCGACTCTACTGTCACAAGTCCGTCAGGGGTGCCGTTGCAGACCGAACTCCCCACCGGATCGGGCTTCTGGGCCATCCAGCCCGGCATAACCGCAATTTGGGCCTCAGATCCGGCAGTCTTTTTCGGCACGCTTAGCTATATGTGGAATATGGATCGCGAAATCTCCGGTCAGGGTAAACTGGACCCGGGCGACACCATCGGCTTCAACTTCGGTATCGGCGTAGCGCTCAACGAAAAAGCCTCTTTCAGCATCGGCTACGACCATATCATCCTCGGCAAAGCGAAACAGAACGGACATGAAATAGCCGGTTCGACCATCACCCAGGTAGGTAGCCTCCTGCTTGGCTGTTCTTACAAGCTGACCGACAAAACAGCCATCAACTTTTCTCTCGGGGCGGGGCTTACGCCAACCTCCCCCAATGTGCAATTGACGGTGCGGATACCGACCAGTTTCCTGCTGGGCGGCAAATAG
- a CDS encoding SpvB/TcaC N-terminal domain-containing protein — translation MDMNRFREKKLFWLIVCYGLISLIFSVNCFADEADVGFNSYPELPDLSSDRAVPDLFTGTMNYAIPIKAPPGRNGMSPNIALTYRSSNGNGPIGMGWEIEMGAIQRSTRGGVD, via the coding sequence ATGGATATGAATCGATTCCGTGAAAAAAAGCTGTTTTGGTTAATCGTATGCTATGGGCTAATTTCCCTGATTTTTAGCGTCAATTGCTTCGCCGACGAGGCTGACGTCGGCTTTAACAGTTACCCCGAGCTCCCGGATTTGTCCTCTGACAGAGCAGTGCCGGACCTTTTCACCGGTACGATGAACTATGCGATCCCGATTAAGGCGCCGCCGGGCCGTAATGGGATGAGCCCTAACATAGCTCTAACCTACCGGAGCAGTAACGGCAACGGCCCGATCGGCATGGGGTGGGAAATTGAGATGGGTGCAATTCAGCGCTCCACGCGCGGCGGTGTCGACTAA
- a CDS encoding RHS repeat-associated core domain-containing protein: MSWSGPTLNTGSPTVSAGYDCLTGDFDGDGKTDLTCWGGSSTWYMALSSTRTGAGWQTQNWAGPTLTFSNVAILVPDKCITGDFNGDGKTALACFDSGAWTLALSTGRSWEVPSWNGGPAISPNLSIRDQCIWGDFNGDGVTDAACYTGASPYNWNMTLSISNAWMHQDLEGPILQNSHVGYQCLTGDFNGDGKTDFACLDNYGSGSGGTWNVALSYGTGWYQKYLQWEGPAPKPDVPVGRQCTVGDFDGNGKTDVACYSGIGGAWNVALSYDDHYWTTDLLTSIYNGLGSKTDIEYWPSTASDPNIQLPWLDHHNPRLPFPVHTVHSVTTCDNYTSSSCVGNSSVTNYSFAGGFYQIYEHDFRGFNYAKVTGPAGPDGEQKIVETWFHQGDDLAVDANDPGALYDDTKGKPYRTRVSGIANGQALATYSEVETTYTTVADAYHVAPGQIDIYCCADGVSGACKGSTNARHTQTSYTYDQYGNVKRENQYGDVSDPTDDRTVLRGYVQNQDAWIVGLLSSETVYQGIGLQTPVSSTNYDYDGATDCSTYSPTTSPVKGNLTRAVRWYNGGTNTETWTRYDGYGNPVCSKDANDNITRVSYDNTFTFPKISTNPLEQPTTTQYYGVDGVPADYGLYGQIKSITDPNNAVTSYEYDRFGRRTKANRPNFEWTEWRYNSFGTVGYQHVRVNTSAGFWSEDYFDGLGRTFKERKSGPDAKTIVADTRYDRRGAVAQASLPYFEGTETPRYKLFTYDPMGRVTQATSPDPNIRILSCFDEGVMVTIDPNNHRKRESRDVYGRLVKVEEYTGTYAACSTEAGTPYATTSYSYDVLGNLRFVTDTKGNQTEMRYDTLGRKYYMKDPDMGAWSYGYAANGNLTAQTDADSQTIRFTYDPLNRITLKDYPSGTDVVYTYDESFSSNPLGRLTTMTDESGNTKYFYDSLGRITKTVKTVDGKSYTIEVGYTKFDRIWYINYPDTEQVLYEYDTGGNIYKVGNYATFTNYNALGQPGSLNFGNGVSTIYQYYPLNNRLYSITTNSPTQGLINLSYGYDNQGNITSITDHLNASIPHNFTGRSFTLYPGKAHAYGITGTGFQYGPSGNMTNNGQYSILYTYDNMPRSIGGAVSYVYDGNGSRVKKITPATTRTYLDKFYECVGDVCGKYIFAGNTRIVLKSSLGTYYYHQDHLGSTVAATDTGGNKAENIAYYPFGESRSDTGSTGVIHKYTSQELDYETGLYNYNARLYYPEIGRFITADTIVPDYANPQSLNRYAYVQNNPMNYVDPTGHEDIYILRDVFELSNIQTGPSLADTFIEDLPGDANGLYLPYPYLGEVNTGTPFLNSAVNGVISDFSTAAYYGNITYSILGLNNVNLQDLSRANDYLTAGSLALMLFPPTAPFGAAALTTTGLVGVSLGVTEGIITSSANKILSSAAEFSIGMGAGRLARRVAGLTAVKFNFKASRYYSEATGRFVRTSTGLNSSQLKEGAGAISSIPFKLSPNNDPSQAGGRQ; encoded by the coding sequence ATGTCCTGGTCCGGACCGACGCTTAATACAGGCTCTCCTACTGTCAGTGCCGGCTATGACTGTCTGACCGGCGATTTCGATGGTGACGGAAAAACCGATCTGACCTGCTGGGGCGGAAGCAGTACTTGGTATATGGCGTTATCTTCAACAAGAACCGGCGCCGGATGGCAGACCCAGAACTGGGCTGGCCCAACGTTAACATTTTCGAACGTAGCTATTCTTGTGCCCGACAAATGTATAACCGGCGATTTCAATGGCGACGGAAAGACAGCCCTGGCCTGCTTCGACAGCGGTGCATGGACATTGGCCTTATCCACTGGAAGAAGCTGGGAAGTTCCGAGCTGGAATGGGGGCCCGGCAATTAGTCCAAATCTATCCATCAGAGATCAATGTATTTGGGGCGATTTCAACGGTGATGGGGTAACCGACGCGGCCTGCTATACCGGGGCATCGCCTTATAACTGGAATATGACACTGTCAATCTCAAACGCATGGATGCATCAGGATTTGGAAGGTCCAATACTGCAGAACTCCCATGTCGGCTATCAGTGTCTGACCGGCGACTTCAACGGCGACGGGAAAACCGACTTTGCCTGCCTCGATAACTATGGTTCCGGCAGCGGTGGAACCTGGAATGTGGCATTATCATATGGAACCGGCTGGTATCAAAAGTATTTGCAGTGGGAGGGTCCGGCACCAAAACCAGATGTCCCCGTCGGCAGGCAGTGCACGGTCGGCGATTTCGACGGTAACGGGAAAACAGACGTGGCGTGCTATTCAGGCATCGGCGGAGCTTGGAATGTGGCTCTGTCATACGACGATCATTACTGGACAACCGACTTACTCACCTCGATTTACAACGGTCTCGGCTCAAAAACCGACATCGAATACTGGCCTTCAACAGCTAGTGATCCGAATATTCAGCTTCCATGGCTGGACCATCATAATCCCCGCCTTCCCTTTCCTGTCCATACAGTCCACTCCGTAACGACGTGCGACAACTACACAAGTTCAAGCTGTGTCGGCAATTCATCCGTGACAAACTACAGTTTTGCCGGCGGGTTCTATCAAATCTACGAACACGACTTTCGAGGGTTCAATTATGCGAAGGTCACCGGCCCTGCGGGGCCGGACGGTGAACAGAAAATAGTCGAGACATGGTTCCACCAGGGAGACGACTTGGCTGTTGATGCGAATGATCCTGGCGCGCTATATGATGACACGAAGGGGAAACCGTACCGTACCCGCGTCTCAGGAATTGCGAATGGACAGGCGCTCGCAACGTACTCTGAGGTGGAGACAACCTATACTACCGTGGCTGATGCCTATCATGTAGCCCCAGGCCAGATAGACATATACTGCTGCGCAGATGGCGTCTCAGGTGCATGTAAGGGCAGCACCAATGCCCGACATACGCAGACTTCTTACACCTATGATCAATACGGCAACGTGAAGCGTGAAAACCAATACGGCGACGTAAGCGACCCAACCGATGACCGCACTGTTCTCAGAGGTTACGTCCAAAATCAAGACGCCTGGATCGTGGGCCTTCTCTCCAGTGAAACCGTTTATCAAGGCATTGGTCTGCAAACTCCGGTTTCCTCCACAAATTATGACTATGACGGGGCTACCGATTGCTCGACTTATTCGCCGACCACGTCACCGGTGAAGGGCAACCTCACCCGTGCCGTCCGTTGGTATAATGGGGGGACGAACACGGAGACCTGGACAAGATATGACGGTTACGGCAACCCAGTTTGCAGCAAGGATGCAAATGACAATATCACCAGAGTAAGCTACGACAACACTTTTACTTTCCCCAAAATAAGCACCAATCCCTTGGAACAGCCGACAACCACCCAGTATTACGGCGTGGATGGTGTACCTGCGGATTATGGACTCTATGGCCAGATAAAGAGCATCACTGACCCTAACAACGCTGTGACTTCTTATGAATATGATCGTTTCGGCAGAAGAACCAAAGCAAACAGGCCGAACTTCGAATGGACGGAGTGGAGGTATAATAGTTTCGGTACGGTCGGCTATCAGCATGTGCGGGTCAATACCTCCGCCGGCTTCTGGTCTGAGGATTATTTTGACGGTCTGGGGCGGACGTTCAAGGAAAGGAAGAGTGGGCCGGATGCGAAGACCATTGTTGCCGACACCCGGTATGACAGACGCGGAGCCGTAGCGCAGGCGTCGCTCCCCTATTTCGAAGGAACTGAGACACCCAGGTACAAGTTGTTCACCTACGATCCGATGGGCCGCGTAACACAGGCGACCAGCCCTGACCCGAACATTCGGATATTGTCCTGCTTTGATGAAGGGGTTATGGTGACCATCGACCCCAACAACCACCGCAAGCGGGAGAGCAGGGACGTTTACGGCCGCCTCGTGAAGGTGGAGGAATACACCGGGACCTATGCCGCCTGTTCGACGGAGGCAGGGACCCCGTATGCAACTACCAGCTACAGTTACGACGTGCTGGGGAACCTCCGTTTCGTGACCGACACCAAGGGGAACCAGACCGAGATGCGCTACGACACCCTCGGTCGTAAATACTACATGAAAGACCCTGACATGGGTGCGTGGAGCTATGGCTACGCCGCAAACGGCAACCTGACTGCCCAAACAGATGCCGATAGCCAGACCATCCGGTTCACCTACGACCCGTTGAACAGGATCACCCTTAAGGACTACCCCAGCGGCACAGACGTCGTCTATACCTATGACGAATCATTTTCCTCAAACCCCCTGGGTCGCCTCACCACCATGACCGACGAGTCGGGAAACACTAAATATTTCTACGACTCGTTAGGGAGGATTACAAAAACAGTTAAGACAGTGGATGGGAAAAGCTATACGATCGAAGTTGGGTACACAAAGTTCGACAGGATCTGGTACATTAATTACCCGGACACTGAGCAAGTCCTCTACGAATATGACACGGGCGGAAACATCTACAAGGTGGGTAACTACGCCACTTTTACCAATTACAACGCCCTCGGTCAGCCGGGCTCCCTCAACTTCGGCAACGGCGTGAGCACCATTTATCAGTACTATCCCCTCAACAACCGCCTTTACTCAATCACCACCAACAGCCCGACCCAGGGCCTCATCAACCTTTCCTATGGCTACGACAATCAGGGAAACATCACCAGCATCACCGATCACCTCAACGCGTCCATCCCGCACAACTTCACTGGCAGAAGCTTCACCCTCTATCCAGGCAAGGCTCACGCCTACGGCATCACCGGCACAGGTTTCCAGTACGGCCCCAGCGGGAACATGACCAACAACGGTCAGTACAGCATCCTCTACACCTACGACAACATGCCCCGTTCCATAGGGGGGGCGGTAAGCTACGTCTACGACGGCAACGGAAGCAGGGTGAAGAAGATCACCCCTGCAACCACAAGGACTTACTTGGATAAGTTCTATGAGTGCGTTGGAGATGTCTGCGGCAAATACATATTTGCCGGTAATACCAGGATTGTGCTGAAGAGTTCCTTGGGGACCTATTACTACCACCAGGACCACCTGGGGAGCACCGTTGCAGCGACCGACACGGGCGGCAACAAGGCGGAAAACATCGCCTATTATCCCTTCGGTGAAAGCAGGTCGGATACCGGCAGCACTGGGGTGATCCACAAATACACCTCGCAGGAGCTGGACTATGAGACAGGGCTCTACAACTACAACGCACGGCTGTATTATCCGGAGATCGGGAGGTTTATTACTGCGGATACGATTGTGCCTGATTATGCGAATCCGCAGAGTCTGAACAGGTACGCTTATGTTCAAAATAATCCTATGAATTATGTGGATCCAACTGGTCATGAAGATATTTATATTCTTAGAGATGTTTTTGAATTGTCGAATATACAAACAGGTCCTTCACTAGCTGATACCTTTATCGAAGATTTGCCAGGGGATGCCAACGGATTATATTTGCCATATCCGTATTTAGGTGAAGTCAATACGGGGACACCTTTCCTCAATTCAGCTGTAAATGGGGTTATCTCAGACTTCTCAACAGCCGCTTATTATGGAAATATTACTTATAGTATTCTCGGCTTAAATAATGTCAATCTACAAGATCTGAGCAGGGCCAATGACTACCTAACCGCTGGGTCTCTAGCACTCATGCTATTTCCTCCTACAGCTCCTTTTGGTGCGGCCGCGCTCACAACAACTGGTTTAGTTGGCGTAAGTTTAGGCGTTACGGAGGGTATTATAACAAGTAGTGCCAATAAAATATTATCAAGTGCGGCTGAGTTCAGCATAGGGATGGGAGCAGGAAGATTGGCAAGGAGAGTAGCTGGCCTAACTGCTGTTAAATTCAATTTTAAGGCGAGCAGATACTATTCAGAGGCAACAGGTAGATTCGTAAGAACTAGTACAGGTCTAAACAGCTCCCAATTAAAAGAAGGAGCAGGGGCAATTTCTTCAATACCGTTCAAGCTGTCTCCCAATAATGACCCTTCTCAAGCAGGAGGTAGGCAATAG
- a CDS encoding porin family protein, with the protein MKKYLVFIVMAAVLCTLSDIAMADSIKGRLGVTGRLGFMVPSGSEFTKVSQYTIIPSFSVAVPETGKGKADTAFAGGGGFIYGITDNFALEADVTHTPNINYVFLGQKSVRITTTNVSLGFQYRFIPESRLVPYLGAGVDFIISDGKYQGRDELDIETLVGDHVNAGVDFFVTKHIALNADIRGVLAPKAEVNNRNLSLPENLKTGEYDPISFVALFGVRFFLY; encoded by the coding sequence ATGAAAAAGTATCTAGTTTTCATTGTGATGGCTGCGGTTTTATGCACACTTTCAGATATCGCCATGGCGGACAGTATCAAAGGTAGATTGGGCGTAACAGGACGGCTCGGGTTCATGGTTCCTTCCGGCAGCGAATTTACAAAAGTATCCCAATACACCATTATCCCTTCATTTTCTGTAGCTGTGCCCGAGACTGGTAAAGGAAAAGCTGACACGGCCTTTGCCGGAGGTGGCGGCTTTATTTACGGCATCACCGACAACTTTGCTCTTGAGGCTGATGTTACCCATACCCCCAATATTAACTATGTTTTTTTAGGACAAAAATCAGTAAGAATCACTACTACTAACGTTTCTCTAGGCTTCCAATACCGCTTCATTCCTGAGAGCAGGCTTGTACCTTACCTGGGGGCCGGAGTGGATTTCATTATCAGCGATGGCAAATACCAAGGCAGGGATGAATTGGATATTGAAACCCTTGTCGGCGACCATGTGAATGCCGGCGTTGATTTCTTCGTCACGAAACACATTGCCCTGAATGCCGATATCAGAGGTGTTCTGGCTCCCAAGGCAGAAGTCAACAACCGAAACTTATCGCTTCCGGAGAATTTGAAAACAGGCGAATACGATCCGATCAGCTTTGTCGCCCTTTTCGGCGTGAGGTTCTTTTTATACTGA